The Gemmatimonadota bacterium genome includes a window with the following:
- a CDS encoding PorT family protein: FETESTDFGVLFGGGIAFPAGPGDLFIEGRFNVGLRDIDTSTDTEAKHRSGAAMIGYSFSLGPIG, from the coding sequence TTCGAGACCGAGTCGACCGATTTCGGCGTTCTGTTCGGCGGCGGCATCGCGTTTCCCGCGGGCCCCGGTGATCTCTTCATCGAGGGTCGCTTCAACGTCGGCCTGCGCGATATCGATACCAGTACCGACACGGAGGCGAAGCACCGCTCCGGCGCGGCGATGATCGGCTACTCGTTCTCTCTCGGCCCGATCGGCTGA